Genomic segment of Amphibacillus xylanus NBRC 15112:
ACATGACCTGCAATAAACGCACTACCTGCTGATAAAAAGATTGCTAACAGCAGGATCGTACTTGCTTTACAATAGCGCCAATGTAAGTTTGGAATAATATTGACGATCAGAACAATAAACGGATAACAAAGCAACATCATTCCGAGAAAACCAAAACCGATAAACCAATCAAAAACATCCATCTCAACTAATTTGGGTTGTTCTTTATACAATCCACCATAGCCAAGGCCAAATGCCTTCATTGTTAATGGAGCAGTTTGATATTGTTTAATATTAGTCATTAAAAAGTCACGCCTACCACTTAACATTTGATCAAATACCTGATCCGGATCTTGATTAATGTCTTCAGACGTTGACGGTTCATTTACAAGTCGTTGTGTATTATGACCAGCAGGTGTATATGGATAGACAAAATAGATGATCAAAAATAGCGTTAGTAATGCTGCACTTAATTTTAAATTTGCAGGTTTGATAAATGTTAGTAAGGTTGTGATCGAAACTAATATGAAGATGCTAAATAGACTAACTTTTGTTCCGACAGTTAGCATATTAGAAATATGAACAAGCAGTAGAGCGAATAGCCAGAAGGTATGTTTATTGTTTTTTGTTGTGATGAGTTTCAATAATATCATTGCTAGTCCCATCAGTAAGATTACGCTTAATTCGTTTCCTGAAAAGAACCATCCTGTGTGTCCTTGCTTTGCGAGCATGTCGTAAGTTCTTTTTCCTGTTTGTGTAAGACCAGCTATAATCATAACGAGATTTATAACGACTTGATTGATTAAAATCATGTTTACATAATTGGTTGTGCGGAACTTATTTTTCGCATACAAAAATACGATTGGTAAGTAGATTGTTTTAATGAAATAAGATATTTCACTACTTAATGAGAGAGGGGCCTTTTGCAAAACTAAGACCGCAAGATGTATGCATCCATAAAGACAGATTAGCAGGATGTATAGACGTGCTTTTTTTTGACTGAATAAATAAATGATCGCGAACAACAAAAAGCCTCCTCTAATTAAAGAAGGAAGGCGATTTGAATAGAGTGCGATCATATCGATAAATGGTTGTAATAATAGAAACGTGATCCAAATGATATCACTATTTTTATATTTATTTTGCATAAGGCTTCACCTAATCTTTGTTTTTAGCACACCATTACTCGTGAAGTAAATGATTATTCCTATAGCAATTTTGATCAGTAGATGCAGATTCAAAACGAGCATCAAAACGATTCCCATCACAAGACTTGATACGAGAATTTTTCCTAAAGAAATTAGAAAATTATTATTCATTAGTGTTCCTATATGTTTGACAAATATACGATATGTTAGCAAAAAGTATATGATGCCAACAATTGATGATGCTAGTGGGATTCCAATGTGACCGATGTTTATCGTCAGTAGTTGGTTTAAGATGATGTTCAGCGCGATCGAGATTAGGCCTAATCGCATTATTAGATGACCTTTATGAATGGCGTATATTCCATTTGCAAGCATTTGATTTAGGCTATAAAAGAGTACTGATCCTAAATAGTAATACGCGATGACAGCCGTTTGGCGGGTGGCATCATTTGTGAAGGCACCTCGTTCGTATAAGAAGGCGATTATTTCTGGCATTAGTATAGCCAAGCCTACAATAGCTGGGACTAATAGAGCGATCATGAATAACTGACCTTGTCGGATTGTATTAATGAATTTTTGTGTCTGTTTCGTTGCACTGCTTTGTGAAATGACTGGGAGTGTGATTGTTGCTAGTGCTGTTGCAATTAGCCCTTGTGGTAAATGGACTAAATTTTTTGCATAGCTTAAATAGGTCACGATCCCCTCACCAAATCTGTTAGCAAAAAACTGGTCAGTTGCTAAGTTAATTTGGCCAACC
This window contains:
- the murJ gene encoding murein biosynthesis integral membrane protein MurJ; protein product: MNPRLVKKSFTYILIIILIKFAAVIKDVVIAYYFGDSYQADAFLTAFVIVNIFILFFTNGMRNVFIPNYMKAKLNNKQLEFTRSLLTGTLILTVCLVILMLITSPIFIRILYPNQAQLITKLTQILFISLIAVSINVVMESYFEANQLYSLSAFSQFIVLLTMIIFTYFFQEKFSIYALAYGYGIGTLVSLLIKLYPARKIVRPDFSTETVKKFYRAYIPIAITVMVGQINLATDQFFANRFGEGIVTYLSYAKNLVHLPQGLIATALATITLPVISQSSATKQTQKFINTIRQGQLFMIALLVPAIVGLAILMPEIIAFLYERGAFTNDATRQTAVIAYYYLGSVLFYSLNQMLANGIYAIHKGHLIMRLGLISIALNIILNQLLTINIGHIGIPLASSIVGIIYFLLTYRIFVKHIGTLMNNNFLISLGKILVSSLVMGIVLMLVLNLHLLIKIAIGIIIYFTSNGVLKTKIR